ttccccaaatttttcctttttggtgttttgtttacttgtgtggggaacccccctcccccttggcagtttgtttacattgtctaggggacaatggctgccaagtggctcaatagtgtagatgtcgattttgtggttcaattcccgagatTGAGTATGCGTGCGGTACATGGGTtcgtgcgtagtttgaaggttgagcCACAGGATCTCCTAGGCCTAGTTGCTATACTAGATACGAGAAAtcaggtcgctagaattacgtttacgaCAGAGGCATAcacctcaagttttttgtcccaacacagtggtatcgtcaggacgGAATTGGAAGGGAAAGAAGTTGATGTAGTCATCAGGGACAGTAATATTCAGGAGAAATTTGTCagaattgcagggattccacagaatctagacttgggagtagtAAAGACACGTCTGAAGGAATTTGGAACCATAATTGATGCTTGTTGGGAacgctatcgggtggcagaggatgacGTTTTATACCCTTTTCTTGCCACTTGGATGATAGTACGAATGACGTTGACTAAGAATattccctcatacattacTATTGGCAGCTATCGTGCCATGGGAAAGTATGAGGGACAAAAACCTACTTGCAGACTGTGTGACGACGAAACCCATTTTAGCTACAACTGCCCAACTTTGAGACGTAATAAGGAACCTACCAATGTCCAAAAGCCCAGTGataaaatgacaaaaaagacAGAGACAGTCCTGGAAAAACCCGTCCCTCTACCCTTAGATGTAGACCCCATGGTTTCTAAGGCCTTTCTTGAGTGTGGATTACAAAGTTCACTCTCAGGGGGGACTCCCAACTTAGAAATTTCTCCCACCGAACAACCCGTTAAATCCACAGACGACATACTACGATAGACTCCACCAGCCTAAATGATAATCGCTGAAACGCAACCTGATGACTCAGAACCAATGACAATTTCCATGGAACCAGTGGAACCCAATTTGGGGGAAGTTGAGCCCATGGAAACTGACAAAACAAGTGACCACCTGAAAGTTCCCACTGTACCACAAAACAAACGTTTCAAACCAACATTGACGCCCCAGAATTCTAGACCTACCTTATCCACTTCTCAACCCAAGAAACCATTTAAATGACTGCAAAGCTAAAAATCGcatctatcaacattggagggattaggtcagtcgagcgacgtcaaattctttttaacttctgCAGGGACGGGAACCTAGATATCGtgggacttcaagaggtagcatTTCATTCTTGTCTAATTATTGAAAGTCGCTACCGTTTATTggcaaatgtcggtcccaacaaaaatggaacagccattctcattagacatggtctggacTATTCTCGATTACTTCTAGAACCCGACGGAAGGCTCATATCTATTGACTTGGAATGTTTCACGTTCattaatatctatgccccgtcaggtaGTCACGTAAAAACTGAGAGAAACAACTTTCTCCGTCAAACCGTCCCTGCCTATACAATAActactcgactgcccttcgtgttgataGGCGATTTTAACTGCGtagacgacatccaagataagGCATCCTCCGACTCCTTCCCTTCCCAAAGTAATATCGTCAGCTATGCTTTGAAAGAGATGGTTAgtggtcttgatctggtagatatctggaaaaagctaaataaaAGTGAACCGGGGCACACCTTTTACCATCCCTCCGGTTCTTCTCGGCTTGATAGGATATATGCTAGCCGATCTATTGCagagaattttttaaatatttatttgcaaTCTTTGTCGTTTAGTGATCATCAATCGGTACAATCCACGTTTACCTGCAATCTCGATCTTCCACATCGTACTAGATCCCCTGCTGGTTTGTGGAAATTAAATATTTCCatattgtcagaagaaggcTATCAAAACtatgtaaaaaattttattcatgaATCTGccaatcatcctcttagggaaagtaatgtctcaaattggtgggagagtgtcctgaaaccagGTATCAAACGCATTTCGGTAGATTATTCTAAGCAAAGAGCTAGAATGATTAGGGAAACGAAGTTTTTCTACCAGTCCTGCATTCAGGAGATGGCTgaagcagatacctttgattgggttgcctttcaccagttgaggaaattctcaaagtcttgggaggagagcacactgGTATgggtatgggattcgttccaGCTGCTTTGAAGGCCAAGAGTTGGAGGAAGCcaatatttttcatgtaaatagAGCTAGAGTTAACTACCGAAAATGTCGTATTGATAAAATCATTGCCTCTAATGGCACatgcttatcgaccaaagaggacattTCAGGAGAGATTATTTCACATTtcagtaaaattttcaaaaatcaaccttctcctgacatactggcaggTACTGATTTTCTTGagggagtaagagattgctttaagccaactCCAAACCTGACTGCAACAATTTCCTTCCTTGAGATTAAAGCTGCTCTGATGgcgatgaaatcaaacaagtctcctggcaccgatggcattccttacgagttttacgtagaattttgggacgtgatcacaccccatttcttggatatgttCAATCATATCCTTGAGAGGGAAACTCTTACGTCatcgcagggccaagcggcgatcaggctaattcccaAGTCTTCAGGGCtctgtggaatttctaattttcggccaatttctcttctgaattgtgactacaaagtcatggcatctgttttaaagagacgattgaggcagacactgTCATCTACCttagggcctcatcaaaaaggtggggtaccttgtagattgatttttgacaatttaatgctttatagagatgtcattcaagtcgttgatgaccggggatgccatgactcttccaactttgcgattcggggtatgggcgctgccattgttggagttgactttgaaaaggcctacgacctggttaacagggaagtcctctggaggattctgggTGTCATGGGCTATCCCACCACCTTCATCCGTTGGCTACagactatgtattctgtaacaggaatgtcaattctcaacggatcggaggtggctggggtgcTTTCTGATATTCAatcgattcgccagggatgcctcctatctgtccatctctttattctatacattgagccgtTACTGTTGTGTTTATCTCGAGTACTCCAGGGCATATGattatttaatgaaaaactcactgtcagagccttcgttgatgacgtcaccattttcatttcttgtgacgaagattttaccagggcaggacaggtccttgacttgttctgccagtggacaaaggcaaggatgaataaggagaaaacaaaagccctgggactcgggacttggagctctaggatgacttggcctcttgagtggcttgtgtcggcaccaacattgtccctattaggaattaaattctcTCACTCAATAGTTGAGACAGCTGAtagggtttggaatgatgcattcggctctctaaatggtattctgcgagagaatgcctgTCGACGTTTCAATCTATACCAGAGGGTTATTTTCCtcaagtcgaaggctctctccggaactgtgtTTATTGCACAAGTATTaccatgtaaacaaaatatggCTGACCAGATTTTAAAGGCtatcatgaaatttctatggattGGAAAAATTGAAAGGCCGAACAAAACTGTAGTTTATCGTCCTGTTAGTCAAGGgggactgggaatggtcaacacacatcttttttaccgttcccttttcttgtgtcCTATGTATAAAGTCCTGACAGGCCCCAATAgtccagaaagctctctacttcgttattggatgtcctttcctcttCGAACCGTACTACCTCTCTACAAGAACAACACCGTACCCGTTGCAGCCATGAAAAGGCCCacttaccttcaggaacccctgcacCAAATAAAACAACTATTTGCCTCTTCGATCCTGGTGCAGGGGAGTCCAATGGTGCACAGGAAAACATAcaaccattggatcctggaggtGACCACTTTGGGGAAGCTGGAGATCCTAAGGCCTAACCTGGATTGGCCATGtctctggaaggagactgcagccctgccAAGCAACATCAGAGAAACCATGTTCCTTttcaaccagcgacttctccctaccaggaccagatgccatcggttagATCCTTCTAAAGATGCGACATGTCCAATCTGCCATCAGCACCcagaaaccgatgagcatctgacATTCCAATGTCCTGAACGCCACATCGTTTAaagctggttggaaggaaccATACGTCAAATGGGCTGCAAGTCTTCCAAAGAAGATCTCATTCGTGGCCATTTTGGGCCAATAGGTAATCTCCGGCACAGAtttactcttctggctgcATACATCTTCATAACCTGGAAATCAAGAAATTCCCAACGCCCCCCTcgtcaagaagaagtagagagcttatgGAAAGCACTTTCTCCAATTAACCCACTCTTTCTCATTTAGCCTTCACTTttagttccctttttttccttgcCTGTATTTGtaaatcttttgtttattttcgtttatttcgTGTACTATTATATGTCAATCAcctttgtttacttttgtttgttttttttgtagtaaTTCACCGTAGTAtatttcgcatttgtttgttttctttcatcaaCGAATTGACGGGACCGACATTGccaaatttatatttttgtctcCCTTACATCGTCTGCATCCAAGGAAAATAATTAAttgtatattttgttttgttttgttttgtaaaatGTTAGAGTGCTATGAAAATTAATAGATAATAAAAGaggattttacaaaaaaaaaaaaaggagatcacgagttcgagtct
This sequence is a window from Daphnia magna isolate NIES linkage group LG7, ASM2063170v1.1, whole genome shotgun sequence. Protein-coding genes within it:
- the LOC123474331 gene encoding uncharacterized protein LOC123474331, which gives rise to MAAKWLNSVDVDFVVQFPRLSMRAVHGFVRSLKVEPQDLLGLVAILDTRNQVARITFTTEAYTSSFLSQHSGIVRTELEGKEVDVVIRDSNIQEKFVRIAGIPQNLDLGVVKTRLKEFGTIIDACWERYRVAEDDVLYPFLATWMIVRMTLTKNIPSYITIGSYRAMGKYEGQKPTCRLCDDETHFSYNCPTLRRNKEPTNVQKPSDKMTKKTETVLEKPVPLPLDVDPMVSKAFLECGLQSSLSGGTPNLEISPTEQPVKSTDDILR